The DNA region CATCATCGCGGTCTCGGAAATGGAAAAGAAGCTGGAGCAGAGGAGAAGCAGGAAGACGGCGCCGATTTGCGCCCATAAGGGAATTTGGTCCACGCGTCAGAATGGGCAGTGAAGGACAGGGATGGAGGGAATATAGCAGAGGCCGGCGGCCGTGATGTGTCGCGCGCGGCACGAGGGCCCGCGCGATGAGGCTAAAGCAGGCAAAAAAAAACCGTGCACGCGGTGCACGGTTTTTTTAAATCTGGTCGGGGTGAGAGGATTCGAACCTCCGGCCTCTACGTCCCGAACGTAGCGCTCTACCAGGCTAAGCTACACCCCGATTTGGACTCTTCCGACTTCGCCGTCTTCTTCAAGACCGCTGCGTCGTCGAGCAAGAACATAACTATAGCGATGTTTTTTTAAAAAGGGAATACCTTGGCGAAGAAATTTTTCGAGGCAGGATATCGCCTCGTGTTTTCCGCGCGCTTACGACTGCCGCGACGTCGAGTACGAGCACAACGCGAGCAGGCTTTCCTTGTAGATCGAATCCGGGAACGCAGTGATCGCGGCAGCGGCGGCCTGTGCTTCCTGGCGCGCGCATTCGAGCGTGTGGTCGAGCGCGCCCGAACGCGTGATCGCGTCGAAAATCGTGTCGAAGCGATCGGTGCCGCCTTGTTCGATCGCCTCGCGGGCGAGCGCCGACTGTTCGGGCGTGCCGCGTTCGATCAGATAGATGAGCGGCAGCGTCGGCTTGCCTTCGCGCAGGTCGTCGCCGGCATTCTTGCCCATCGCTTCGGCCGTGCCCGCGTAGTCGAGCCAGTCGTCCATGATCTGGAACGCGGTGCCGATCCGGCGGCCATATTCGGCCGCGGCGGCTTCGGTCGGCGCATCGGCGCCCGCGAGCACCGCGCCGAGGCGGGCCGATGCTTCGAACAGCTTCGCCGTCTTGTAGCGGATCACCTGCATGTAGCGCGTCTCGTCGACGTCCGCGTCGTGCATGTTCAGCAACTGCAGCACTTCGCCTTCGGAAATGATCGTCGTCGCTTCCGACAGGATTTCCATCACGCGCATCTTGCCGACGCCGACCATCATCTCGAACGAGCGCGAATACAGGTAGTCGCCCACCAGCACGCTCGCCGCGTTGCCGAACAGCGCATTGGCCGTCTGGCGGCCGCGCCGCAGCTCGGATTCGTCGACGACGTCGTCATGCAGCAGCGTGGCCGTGTGGATGAACTCGACGACGGCGGCCAGCACGTGCCGCTGGTGCGACGTCTCGCCGAGCGCGCCGGCGACGAGCAACAGCAGGGCCGGACGCAGCCGCTTGCCGCCCGCGCCGATGATGTACTCGGCGATCTGGTTGATCAGCAGCACGTCGGACGCGAGGCTTTGCCGGATAACGCGATTCACCTGCTCCATGTCGCTTGTGATCGGGGCGAGCAGGTGGGCGGCGCTGAGGGTGGGGGAGGCGGTGGACGACGACATGATGATCGAAATGGGTGATGCGGCGGATTATAAGTCCAATCCGCGATATCCCGGTCTGTCGGACGCGCGTGCACCGTGATTTTGGCCGTCCGGCCAGGGCCTGCGCGCGGCAATCGCGGATCGGCTTTGACTTGGGTGCTAAGCCCATGTATAATCACGTGTTTTCCGCGCGTGGTGTGCGGAAAATTTGGATCCAGAGTGAGGTTCTCAATGTACGCGGTCATAAAAACCGGCGGCAAGCAGTACAAGGTTGCCGTTGGCGAAAAACTCAAAGTAGAACAGATACCGGCTGACATTGACGCTGAAATCACGCTCGACCAGGTTCTCGCAGTGGGCGAAGGCGAATCGATTAAGTTCGGTACGCCGCTGGTCAGTGGGGCTTCCGTCAAGGCCACCGTTGTGTCGCACGGTCGTCATGCCAAGGTCACCATCTTCAAGATGCGTCGCCGGAAGCACTACCAAAAGCACGGCGGCCACCGCCAGAACTACACTGAGCTGCGCATCGACGCGATCAACGCGTAAGCGCCT from Burkholderia ambifaria AMMD includes:
- a CDS encoding polyprenyl synthetase family protein, translating into MSSSTASPTLSAAHLLAPITSDMEQVNRVIRQSLASDVLLINQIAEYIIGAGGKRLRPALLLLVAGALGETSHQRHVLAAVVEFIHTATLLHDDVVDESELRRGRQTANALFGNAASVLVGDYLYSRSFEMMVGVGKMRVMEILSEATTIISEGEVLQLLNMHDADVDETRYMQVIRYKTAKLFEASARLGAVLAGADAPTEAAAAEYGRRIGTAFQIMDDWLDYAGTAEAMGKNAGDDLREGKPTLPLIYLIERGTPEQSALAREAIEQGGTDRFDTIFDAITRSGALDHTLECARQEAQAAAAAITAFPDSIYKESLLALCSYSTSRQS
- the rplU gene encoding 50S ribosomal protein L21, which translates into the protein MYAVIKTGGKQYKVAVGEKLKVEQIPADIDAEITLDQVLAVGEGESIKFGTPLVSGASVKATVVSHGRHAKVTIFKMRRRKHYQKHGGHRQNYTELRIDAINA